The Pochonia chlamydosporia 170 chromosome 3, whole genome shotgun sequence genome contains the following window.
TTCATGATCCCGCAAATGCAGAGATAGAGTAAGATTTCCCGCTTCCAAGTCTAGGCAGCCACTTCGTTTGCCTGTCGTCTACGGAGCACCAGTAGACCTTTACACAACCATCAGCTGATATATGCGAACCAGCATTGTTGCCGTTCATGGCCTTGGTGGCCAAGGCTTCCGTTCATGGATTACCTGGGACCCGAGGGGCGGCAAATCCAAGTCGTGGCTTGAGGAGCTGCTAGGCGCTGACATTCCCAATGCTCGAATTATGACCTATGGCTACATCTCCGATGGTATCAGCTATAGTTATGTCGTTCGCAATATTGTCTACGGCCGTGCGCTCCACCTGGCCAAGGTCCTCACCGCCAAACGTCAGCAGGACAAGGCTAACCGCCGGCCGCTGTTCTTCATCGCTCACAGCCTGGGCGGATGGATTGTGAAGCGGGCGCTTATTATCTCGAGTGAGGCTGCCAGCATGGAGTTGAAAGACATTGAGCTGTCCACCTGCGGCGTGGCCTTTTTCGGAACTCTTTCGCCTGGCCGTCCGTCGTCACCGTCCCCGCTGGCGAATGTTATCCGCAGAACCACTTCAAACCTAGCTGACTATGACGTCTCGCGTGCTGAGAAGGCTTCCTCATCTCAAGAGCGTCTTGCTAACGATGTCGAGTGGCTGGAGCATCAAATGGAGGCTTTTAAAGCCATCACGGCCAATTTACCTAGGCTATCCTTTTACGAAACCAAGAAAACCCAGGATGGATACGTTGTGGAACAGAGGCATTCCATGACTGGATCGGATGGTGCACAGATTGCGCTCAAAGCTACTCACTCGGAACTTATCAGGTTCCATGGGAGAGATGCCAACTATCAGACCTTTATCGAAAATTTCCGAGAGATGGTAGATACAAGCATCTCCTCCGGGTTGCTTGAATCGAAACAGAGGgcctttgactttgctgCTGGTAAGTGAGCCTCTGCAAGCAAGCATATCCCCCTACCCGAGTTACCTGCGTACGGAAAACTGATTTTTGTAGTGCACCGTCTCGAGTATCTGGCCCGAGGTTACTCGATCCCCTACCGACTCCCTGGTGAGCCACGTGCCATCATTGCTCGGCAAGATCTTCTTGACAGGTTAGAGCACATCCTCACGCCGGATGTCGATCCCATAATTGTGAAACTCGGGATAGTTAGTCTTTGGGGCTTGGCAGGCACAGGCAAATCCACACTTGCCAGACATTATGCGGAGATCAATCGAGAAAACCTCTCCTTTGTCTTTTGGATTAGAGCAGAAAGCTGGCAAACCGCTGCAGCCAGCTATCTAGAGTTTGCAAACACCATCGTGGAACACTATGCCAAGGACACATCAAGAGGCCAGGTCGAGAACGACTTGGGATTCGCCGGCGTCGAAGACAtgttgaaggtgaagagcaTCATGCACTTGGACCCATCTCGCGTCAGATCTGTTGTGCGCTCTGTGAAGGACTGGTTGCTTCGCCCAGAAAATACCCGGTGGTTACTCATCTTCGACAACGTCGAGCCATCCTACGACATTTTCGATTTCATCCCGCTAACACTGTCTGGTAAAATCATTTTGACATCCCGGGACAGCAACTGTTGCTCCTGGGGAATAAAACTCCATGTTGACGCtatggaggaagaggagtcTATCAACCTTCTAGATGCCATTGTGGGAGGCAATGCCTCGCAAGACCCAATTCAAGGTGAGAAAACCCATGTCCTCGCTTGTTTACGCATGAATCAAGACTAACTCCTAGTAGCCGAAGCAGCCTCTCGAGTTGTCCAGCACCTTGCGTACCACCCCCAAAACATAGCCATGGCGGCTTCTACCATTCGAAACAAGGGCCTGAGCATTCTAGACTACCAGGCCATGGTTGAAGCCTCAATGCCTATGACCTTGCTTGGATCCACTCTTCACCAATCTCCATTGACAAAGACAGTTTTGCAAATCAGCGCCATGCTGTCGACATCCATCATACCGGTTGCGTTGTTTAGTGCGACCTCGTATGTAAAACAGGTCCCAGAGCGATTCAGATCCATCCTTGGGGAAATGAGAGGTACTTTCTACCCACTACTGACAACGGTATGCCGGCTAACACAATTATCAGCATTCCAAGAGTCCGACCATTTAGACGATGTGCTACAATATCTTCTCGACCAGAATTTTATTCAAACCCCAAGCACCCCGTCTGACACGGCCTCGTCCCTCGTtccttcatcgccatcctcgctTCCCTCTTCTCAAACATCAACATACTTTGATGCCTTTGTGGTCGATCCGAAGGCTCGAGACTTCGTTCGCGGGATGTTGTCAGATGAAGAAAAAGTCGATCATGCATGGATGGCATGTAACGTCTGCGTTGATGGGAtcagaagaaaagaagcacAATCAACCAATGTCCAGGAGATCCATGACTTTGGCAGGATTATGGGTCCTCATGCCAAGACATGTTTTGACGACTGGTCAAGCATCCTAGAAGCGTCggctgatgaagacgatgttgCCTGGCACGTCCTGGGCGAGGTGTGCATGATGCAGGGAGCGATCGATCAAGCTATCGGATGTTTCGAGCTATCACTCCGACAACAGTCGAACCAAATGGACGTAAAAGAGCGCATTCAAGCTGCCTTGTTCCTGTCGTCTCTATTACAGCAGACGGGTCAGTACCGAAAAAGCAGTGATGTCCTCgctgacattgacattgcctcCATCGACCAGGCACTCGGCTTCAAGGTTGCGCTAGCTCGAGCATCGGCTACGGCAGCGCAGGGTGAACTAGACTGCGCAGAAGACCAGTACGAAACACTTGAGCTCGAGCAGGAAGAGGCACTCGGACCGCTCGATATTGCTACCGTGGGAACGGTTCATAAGCTTGCGTCGACGCTCGAGCGAAGGGGCAAACCGGAGGAAGCGCAGGCTCTCTACCGCCGAGTGTACATTTCGTATCAGAACATTTACGGCCACAACGACCGTATGACTCTGGATGCTTTAGATGACTTGGCCAACAGCTACAAGGAAAGCTTGGCTCTTGATGAAGCCGAAACACTATACAAGCAATCAGTCGATATTCGCACGCGCACCCTCGGGGCAGATCATCCCCAGACAGCGTACGCCATTCAAAACCTTGCCGAGATTGACGACCTTCGCAGTCGGTATGCCGATGCCAAGACAAAATACCAACAGACACTCGATATTATCGCCCCTACCCTTGGCAAAGCCCATCCGTGGTATACCACGACGCTACAAAAAATGGCATTTTCCTCCCGCCGGCGGGGACACTTCCTCCTCGATAGTCCACTGCCCACTCGGCCCCCCAGCTCGCGTACATCATCCATATCGGGGCGCAGTAGGGCAATCAAAGTCAAGGAAGAAGCATTATCAAGAGATGTTAGCTGTCGAAGAGCCTTTGAGGAAGCAGAAAAGCTGTACCTTGACGTCTTAACCATCAAAAAGTCTGCCAGGGAGCTCTACACTGAAGAGCAGGTTGTTGCTACGGGATCAGAACTAGCAAAGATGTATGAAACCGAGAGATTCTTTGACGACAACAGAGATGAGAAAATGGAGATGCTGAGGACCATGTTGAGAGAGAGTCGAAGACGGGGGACGAtatgattttttttttttgtgaaAGGGTAGTCAAGGAAACATTTGGCGTTTTTGGTGTCTCTGTTACAACTCACGACGTTTAGCCATATACCCTAGCCTATGTTTCATTCATCGTATCAATCGGATTCAAGTCAGCAATCATATCGTATTGAGTTTGTGTTCCCTATCCTAACACTCCCACCTGAACCCGGtccaaccaacccaacccgTGTGTGTCCTATGATACAATACAACCCCGCGtaatttttttctttctcgCCAACTCCTATCGGATATTGTAACAACGCCATATATGCAAGAAAATCAAGTCGCTTATTACACGTATTAAGAGGTCCGTATATCTAAATCCCATCCCGGTGATGCATCTTACACAGCATCTCCACAAGACGGCTCCGCAACCCGTACCACCGCAACAACATCAAATATTGTTTATTCATGAATATCTTGCACGGGAGGTGGTGGCGGCGGGGGCGGTTTCTCAGAAGGAgatggcggcggtggtggtggtggaggtaCAGGTCTACCGCCATCAACGATGATCTGCATGTCAATCCTGTCGGCTGTCTTGCCGTGCTCGACGCGCTTCCATGTCGTTATGCTAGCTACGTTGGTGTCGATTTCGAAGACACGCAGACGACGGACATAGCCGCCGTAGCCTGCGTAGCCGCCGAACCCGACGCCGCCGGCGTAGCACATCCACAGAGCGGGTTTTTGCATCTGCGGcggtggttgttggtcgGGATGGCCTTTGGAATCTGGCTTGGTGACGTTTTGGAGGGAGAGGAGGCAGTAGTCGTTGCAGTGGTCGCTGGGGTGTATTAGCATGGATGTAGATGTGAGAAGGGGGGAAAACGTACTGTCCTGCGCTGACCATGACGACGCCCTGCTCTACGAGGGCATCGCGGAATCCGGAATTGTATACTGGTGCTGTGACGCCTTCTTTCCATTCTCCTACGCGGGGGAGCTCGGGGCTCGCGTATTCGGTGAGGGGGATGTGGACAAAGGCAATGTCCATGTGGGCGTGGCTGTACTCAGAGTGAGCCTTTTTGAGGCCCGAGGCTGTTTTGCGGAACCATTCAATCTGGTTGGGTTTGAGCCAGTCGTAGCCGGGGTACTTGCGCTCGTCTGGGGAGTAGGAGTGCGTGTCCATGAGGTACATTGTTATGGCGGAGTGGGAGCCGCTGCGGGCGAGAATTTCGATGTAGTAGTTTCCTACGCCGTCAATGTCGGCTGGTCCTGCGCGGGACAGCGAGAAGGGGAGGGTTTCCATGAGGGCCATTTGGCGGGCGCGCGACATGGTTTTTTCGTCGTCATGGTTGCCGAATATGCCGGCGTATGGAATGCTGTGCTTGATGAGGAGGGATATGATTTTGAACATGGCCTGTTTTTGCGGGTGGTCAGTTTGAGTGCAACTTTGAGTGATGGGTGACGGATGAATGGAGCTTACGGTTGGTGCGTCGGGTGCGGTGTCgccattgacttgatcaCCGCTGAGAACGACGAAATCGggtttttcttcttcgaGCATCTTTctgacaaagtcgagggtCCGGGGGTCTGCTTCGCATTTGCCGCCTGCGTAGCCATCGGGGACGGGCTCACGGCATTCGCCTACGCCGTTGCTGAGATGCAAGTCGCCAATCTGCATGATTTTGAATTTGCCATTCGACTTTATTCTCGGCTCGGGCTTCTTGCGCTCCTTGGGCGTGCCGCGGCGGACACTGAGATGGACGCTGAGAAGCGGTCCGCCAGTGTCGAGAAGGAGCGGCGTTCCGATTATCGACCATCCGTCACGAGCTTCGGCGGCGTCGTCGCCAAAGAGGACGTCAACGTCGGTGATGACGTCGTCGGAGTCGCTGGACTTTTTGCTGCCGGATCGCTTGATCCAGAGGCCGCCCGGTCGGGACTCCCACTCTTCAGCCTTGGGTGCCTTGCCCTCTTGCGCTTGCGCCGGGTTTAATCGTCCGACGGAGATGTCCATGACGACCTTGTCTTCGGACGTGAGATCCTCTTCATGTTTGCGATTGATGTAGAGATATGCGGTCGTCGTCCAGGCCCGTCCGAGGTAGAGTTCCTTGTCGATACGGTGCCATATGGTAGGATCGAGATCGCATGACGAAAAGACGTTTAGACTTG
Protein-coding sequences here:
- a CDS encoding tetratricopeptide repeat protein (similar to Metarhizium robertsii ARSEF 23 XP_007819489.1) gives rise to the protein MADALEPLKGIIHRMRGAVSRRRPGEISGLTVVHDPANAEIDIVAVHGLGGQGFRSWITWDPRGGKSKSWLEELLGADIPNARIMTYGYISDGISYSYVVRNIVYGRALHLAKVLTAKRQQDKANRRPLFFIAHSLGGWIVKRALIISSEAASMELKDIELSTCGVAFFGTLSPGRPSSPSPLANVIRRTTSNLADYDVSRAEKASSSQERLANDVEWLEHQMEAFKAITANLPRLSFYETKKTQDGYVVEQRHSMTGSDGAQIALKATHSELIRFHGRDANYQTFIENFREMVDTSISSGLLESKQRAFDFAAVHRLEYLARGYSIPYRLPGEPRAIIARQDLLDRLEHILTPDVDPIIVKLGIVSLWGLAGTGKSTLARHYAEINRENLSFVFWIRAESWQTAAASYLEFANTIVEHYAKDTSRGQVENDLGFAGVEDMLKVKSIMHLDPSRVRSVVRSVKDWLLRPENTRWLLIFDNVEPSYDIFDFIPLTLSGKIILTSRDSNCCSWGIKLHVDAMEEEESINLLDAIVGGNASQDPIQAEAASRVVQHLAYHPQNIAMAASTIRNKGLSILDYQAMVEASMPMTLLGSTLHQSPLTKTVLQISAMLSTSIIPVALFSATSYVKQVPERFRSILGEMRAFQESDHLDDVLQYLLDQNFIQTPSTPSDTASSLVPSSPSSLPSSQTSTYFDAFVVDPKARDFVRGMLSDEEKVDHAWMACNVCVDGIRRKEAQSTNVQEIHDFGRIMGPHAKTCFDDWSSILEASADEDDVAWHVLGEVCMMQGAIDQAIGCFELSLRQQSNQMDVKERIQAALFLSSLLQQTGQYRKSSDVLADIDIASIDQALGFKVALARASATAAQGELDCAEDQYETLELEQEEALGPLDIATVGTVHKLASTLERRGKPEEAQALYRRVYISYQNIYGHNDRMTLDALDDLANSYKESLALDEAETLYKQSVDIRTRTLGADHPQTAYAIQNLAEIDDLRSRYADAKTKYQQTLDIIAPTLGKAHPWYTTTLQKMAFSSRRRGHFLLDSPLPTRPPSSRTSSISGRSRAIKVKEEALSRDVSCRRAFEEAEKLYLDVLTIKKSARELYTEEQVVATGSELAKMYETERFFDDNRDEKMEMLRTMLRESRRRGTI
- a CDS encoding phosphoesterase (similar to Neosartorya fischeri NRRL 181 XP_001266769.1), with protein sequence MTRRIVRTLTQLGAALTFTFVVIFFLDRNYRVLPNAIHGYMPTHHPGLVITDVTVVTCSSLNVFSSCDLDPTIWHRIDKELYLGRAWTTTAYLYINRKHEEDLTSEDKVVMDISVGRLNPAQAQEGKAPKAEEWESRPGGLWIKRSGSKKSSDSDDVITDVDVLFGDDAAEARDGWSIIGTPLLLDTGGPLLSVHLSVRRGTPKERKKPEPRIKSNGKFKIMQIGDLHLSNGVGECREPVPDGYAGGKCEADPRTLDFVRKMLEEEKPDFVVLSGDQVNGDTAPDAPTAMFKIISLLIKHSIPYAGIFGNHDDEKTMSRARQMALMETLPFSLSRAGPADIDGVGNYYIEILARSGSHSAITMYLMDTHSYSPDERKYPGYDWLKPNQIEWFRKTASGLKKAHSEYSHAHMDIAFVHIPLTEYASPELPRVGEWKEGVTAPVYNSGFRDALVEQGVVMVSAGHDHCNDYCLLSLQNVTKPDSKGHPDQQPPPQMQKPALWMCYAGGVGFGGYAGYGGYVRRLRVFEIDTNVASITTWKRVEHGKTADRIDMQIIVDGGRPVPPPPPPPPSPSEKPPPPPPPPVQDIHE